Proteins encoded in a region of the Bradyrhizobium sp. CB3481 genome:
- a CDS encoding tetratricopeptide repeat protein: MTKARRTRSGSNLKALGCSLLLLTAVPAVAQAAKITSADVRSWCFTSAKIATDLRIGGCSALISSGKATAKRLTDAYLNRGAHYLGNNSTDLAIDDFSEVIRREPKRFAAFTNRGEAYRRKGDLDRAISDFDRAIALNQKDAIAWFNRGIAYSDKGDPDHAIADYDLAIKLNPRDSWYYNNRGNSHIDKRDYERAMADYNKAIKLNPKFTLAYFNRGTAYRNHGDDALALADLNMSIQFDANYAAAYGNRARLFRDKGDIDRALADFDQSLRLDPAGYRDAYARGTIYFDRHDYARALPDYDRAIKANPKYAAALNSRCLTRAIVGSPREGLADCEESLKHRPGDAYTLDSRAFCYLKLGEFAAAIEGYDTALKVNPKLAPSLYGRGLAKQKQGDASGAESDIAAAKAIDAGVADEFRHYGID; this comes from the coding sequence ATGACGAAGGCACGGCGGACCAGGTCCGGCAGTAATCTCAAGGCACTTGGCTGCTCGTTGCTATTGCTCACGGCCGTTCCAGCCGTTGCGCAGGCTGCGAAAATTACCTCGGCCGACGTCAGGAGCTGGTGCTTCACCAGCGCCAAGATTGCCACCGACCTGCGGATCGGCGGCTGTAGCGCCCTCATCTCGTCGGGAAAGGCTACGGCGAAGCGGCTCACCGACGCCTACCTCAATCGCGGGGCCCATTATCTCGGCAACAACAGCACCGACCTCGCCATCGACGATTTCAGCGAGGTGATCAGGCGCGAGCCGAAGCGTTTCGCGGCCTTCACCAACCGTGGCGAAGCCTATCGCCGCAAGGGCGATTTGGACCGGGCGATCTCGGATTTCGATCGCGCCATCGCGCTCAATCAAAAAGACGCCATCGCCTGGTTCAATCGCGGGATCGCCTATAGCGACAAGGGCGATCCGGATCATGCGATCGCCGACTACGATCTGGCCATCAAGCTCAATCCGCGCGATTCCTGGTACTACAACAACCGCGGCAATTCCCACATCGACAAGCGCGACTATGAGCGCGCGATGGCGGACTACAACAAGGCGATCAAGCTCAATCCGAAATTTACGCTCGCCTATTTCAACCGCGGCACCGCCTACCGAAACCATGGTGACGATGCATTGGCGCTCGCCGATCTCAACATGTCGATCCAGTTTGATGCGAACTATGCCGCCGCCTACGGCAACCGGGCACGGCTGTTCAGGGACAAGGGCGACATCGACCGCGCGCTGGCCGATTTCGACCAATCGCTGCGCCTTGATCCCGCGGGCTATCGTGACGCCTATGCCCGCGGCACCATCTACTTTGACCGGCACGACTATGCGCGGGCCCTTCCGGATTATGATCGGGCGATCAAAGCCAATCCGAAATACGCGGCGGCGCTCAACTCGCGCTGCCTGACCCGCGCCATTGTCGGCAGCCCCCGCGAGGGCCTTGCGGATTGCGAGGAGTCGCTCAAGCATCGGCCAGGTGATGCCTACACGCTCGACAGCCGCGCCTTCTGCTATCTCAAGCTCGGCGAATTCGCTGCCGCGATCGAGGGTTACGATACGGCCTTGAAGGTCAATCCGAAGCTTGCGCCCTCACTTTACGGGCGCGGACTTGCGAAACAAAAACAAGGCGATGCGAGCGGAGCTGAAAGTGACATCGCGGCGGCCAAGGCAATCGATGCCGGCGTCGCCGACGAATTCCGCCATTATGGAATCGACTGA